One stretch of Pararhizobium qamdonense DNA includes these proteins:
- a CDS encoding leucyl aminopeptidase, with the protein MSLKFEIGFSKSARLSGGLAILLKTLDGKEAAGAAEADPEAIIAKAARIAKFKAKSLRALDIVAPQGAPVDRILVLGIGDAADLTAHDWLKAGGAAASKVRGADKVAIFLDAPGLDVSGKAAADFALGMEMNAYSFDRYKTTKKDDDDQKTPPKPVKVTIVTGAAIAAKKAATHSQAIAEGVFIARDLVNEPANILGPVEFAAKAKELEKLGIEVEILTEREMKKLGMGALLGVAQGSVRPPRLAIMQWKGGKPKDRPVAFVGKGVVFDSGGISIKPGAGMEEMKGDMGGAAAVTGLMHVLATRKAKANVVGIIGLVENMPDGNAQRPGDIVTSMSGQTIEIINTDAEGRLVLCDALWYCNDRFKPQFMINLATLTGAVMVALGSHHAGLFTNDDTLAGQLTAAGMTTQERLWRLPLGKEYDKMIDSKFADMKNTGGRYAGSITAAQFLKRFVKDTPWAHLDIAGTAMGSPTDEINQSWASGFGVRLLDELVRANYEG; encoded by the coding sequence ATGTCATTGAAATTTGAAATCGGGTTCAGCAAATCAGCACGCCTGTCGGGTGGCCTCGCCATCTTGCTCAAGACTCTTGACGGAAAAGAGGCGGCCGGCGCTGCGGAAGCCGATCCGGAGGCGATCATTGCCAAGGCCGCGCGAATCGCCAAGTTCAAGGCAAAATCCCTGCGCGCTCTCGATATCGTCGCGCCGCAGGGCGCACCCGTCGATCGCATTCTCGTACTCGGCATCGGCGACGCCGCCGATTTGACCGCGCATGACTGGCTGAAGGCCGGCGGGGCTGCGGCATCCAAGGTTCGCGGCGCCGACAAGGTCGCGATTTTCCTCGATGCACCCGGCCTTGACGTGTCCGGCAAGGCGGCCGCCGATTTCGCCCTCGGCATGGAGATGAATGCCTATAGCTTCGACAGATACAAGACCACCAAGAAGGACGATGACGACCAGAAAACCCCGCCCAAGCCGGTGAAGGTGACGATCGTCACCGGTGCGGCGATCGCCGCCAAGAAGGCGGCCACCCATTCGCAGGCGATCGCCGAAGGCGTCTTCATCGCCCGTGACCTCGTCAACGAACCGGCCAATATTCTTGGTCCCGTCGAATTTGCGGCCAAGGCGAAAGAACTGGAAAAGCTCGGCATCGAGGTCGAAATTCTCACCGAACGGGAAATGAAGAAGCTCGGCATGGGCGCGCTGCTCGGCGTGGCGCAGGGTTCGGTGCGGCCGCCGCGGCTGGCGATCATGCAATGGAAGGGCGGCAAGCCGAAGGACCGGCCCGTGGCCTTCGTCGGCAAGGGCGTGGTGTTCGACAGCGGCGGCATCTCGATCAAGCCGGGTGCCGGCATGGAGGAGATGAAGGGCGACATGGGCGGTGCCGCCGCCGTGACCGGCCTGATGCACGTACTGGCAACCCGCAAGGCCAAGGCCAATGTGGTGGGGATCATCGGCCTGGTGGAAAACATGCCCGACGGCAATGCCCAGCGTCCCGGCGATATCGTCACCTCGATGTCGGGCCAGACGATCGAGATCATCAATACCGATGCGGAGGGCCGGCTCGTGCTGTGCGACGCGCTCTGGTATTGCAACGACCGTTTCAAGCCGCAGTTCATGATCAACCTTGCAACCTTGACCGGCGCCGTCATGGTGGCGCTCGGCAGCCATCATGCGGGCCTGTTCACCAATGACGACACGCTGGCCGGCCAGCTGACGGCGGCGGGGATGACGACGCAGGAAAGGCTCTGGCGCCTGCCGCTCGGCAAGGAATATGACAAGATGATCGACAGCAAATTTGCCGACATGAAGAACACCGGCGGCCGCTATGCCGGTTCGATCACCGCAGCCCAGTTCCTCAAGCGCTTCGTCAAGGACACGCCCTGGGCGCATCTGGATATTGCCGGCACCGCGATGGGCTCGCCGACCGACGAGATCAACCAGTCCTGGGCCTCCGGCTTCGGCGTGCGCCTGCTCGATGAGCTGGTTCGCGCCAATTACGAGGGCTGA
- the lptF gene encoding LPS export ABC transporter permease LptF, whose translation MKLIERYILKRATGMFFATLLPLMAIVWTTQALTSVNLVTDSGQSTLAFMRLATLILPSIIPLILPFALVIGVAQTLTAMNADSELTVLNAAGSSRMTIIRPVIYLGLALSALSFTVDNFVEPYSRMAVRKMIATAHADLLSSVVQENTFRKIGDGLYVQVASRRNGGVLHGIFVADSRDPAYELVYYAREGAVDDSGSALVMKDGEVHRKLPNGNVSIIKFDSYAFDLTDMTRMAGQATIRAKDRDLPFLINPDPKDPVYEKNPQAFSAELHRRLTEWTYPLIFALIALVFSSDARSHREARVHPMITALLTCLFIRWTTFYAANSAEESRLFIPVMYLIPLGTGYLAIRQLMGNRRLEIPLTLEQKVKEILVRLRLTKANPASEGNQVP comes from the coding sequence ATGAAACTGATCGAGCGCTATATCCTGAAGCGGGCAACGGGCATGTTCTTTGCCACGCTTTTGCCGCTGATGGCGATTGTCTGGACGACGCAGGCTCTGACCAGCGTCAATCTGGTCACCGATAGCGGCCAGTCGACGCTTGCGTTCATGCGCCTTGCAACGCTCATTCTGCCCTCGATCATTCCCCTCATCCTTCCCTTCGCGCTGGTGATCGGCGTGGCGCAGACGCTGACGGCGATGAATGCCGATTCGGAGCTGACTGTGCTGAATGCCGCCGGCAGCTCGCGCATGACCATCATCCGCCCGGTGATCTATCTCGGCCTTGCGCTCAGCGCCCTGTCCTTCACCGTCGATAATTTCGTCGAGCCCTATTCCCGCATGGCCGTGCGCAAGATGATCGCCACCGCGCATGCGGACCTTCTGTCCTCGGTCGTGCAGGAAAACACCTTCCGCAAGATCGGCGACGGCCTGTATGTCCAGGTCGCCTCGCGGCGCAATGGCGGCGTCCTGCATGGGATTTTCGTCGCCGATTCGCGCGATCCGGCCTATGAGCTGGTCTACTATGCCCGCGAAGGTGCGGTCGATGACAGCGGCTCGGCGCTGGTGATGAAGGATGGCGAGGTGCATCGCAAATTGCCCAATGGCAACGTATCGATCATCAAATTCGACAGCTATGCCTTCGACCTCACCGACATGACCAGGATGGCCGGCCAGGCGACGATCAGAGCCAAGGACCGTGACCTGCCCTTCCTGATCAATCCCGATCCGAAGGACCCGGTTTACGAGAAAAATCCGCAGGCATTTAGCGCCGAGCTGCATCGGCGGCTAACGGAATGGACCTATCCCCTGATCTTCGCCCTGATCGCGCTGGTCTTCAGCAGCGATGCCCGCTCGCACCGGGAAGCCCGCGTGCATCCGATGATCACGGCCCTTCTGACCTGCCTGTTCATCCGCTGGACAACCTTCTACGCGGCCAATAGCGCGGAGGAATCGCGGCTCTTCATTCCGGTCATGTATCTGATCCCGCTCGGCACCGGCTATCTGGCGATACGCCAGCTGATGGGCAACAGGCGGCTTGAAATTCCGCTCACGCTGGAGCAGAAGGTCAAGGAGATTCTGGTTCGCCTGCGCCTGACCAAGGCCAACCCGGCATCTGAGGGAAACCAGGTGCCATGA
- a CDS encoding Gfo/Idh/MocA family protein — protein sequence MSPIHISIVGVGKIVRDQHLPSIAKNADYKLIAAASRHGVVDGIDNFKSIEAMLEAVPEIDAVSLCMPPQFRYAAARTALEAGKHVFLEKPPGATLSEVADLQALADQKGLSLFASWHSRYAPAVEAAKAFLASTTINDVKVIWKEDVRHWHPNQDWIWAAGGLGVFDPGINALSIVTHILPNPLFITAATLEFPENRDAPIAASIVFTDANNLPVSAEFDWRQTGHQSWDIVAETDAGMMVLAEGGAKLSIDGKLVHDEPEQEYPALYGRFADIIKAKTSDVDLAPLRHVADAFMLGRRKFVDAFFD from the coding sequence ATGAGCCCCATCCATATCTCGATCGTCGGCGTCGGCAAGATCGTCCGCGACCAGCATCTTCCTTCCATCGCCAAGAATGCGGATTACAAGCTGATCGCCGCCGCCAGCCGTCACGGCGTCGTCGATGGCATCGACAATTTCAAGTCGATCGAGGCGATGCTGGAAGCGGTCCCGGAAATCGATGCGGTCTCGCTCTGCATGCCGCCGCAGTTCCGCTATGCCGCCGCCCGCACGGCGCTCGAAGCTGGCAAGCATGTCTTTCTGGAAAAGCCGCCGGGCGCGACGCTAAGCGAAGTCGCCGACCTGCAGGCGCTGGCCGATCAGAAGGGCCTGTCGCTGTTTGCCAGCTGGCATTCGCGCTATGCGCCGGCCGTCGAAGCCGCAAAGGCGTTCCTTGCCTCGACGACGATCAACGACGTCAAGGTGATCTGGAAGGAAGACGTGCGCCACTGGCATCCGAACCAGGACTGGATCTGGGCTGCCGGCGGCCTTGGCGTCTTCGATCCCGGCATCAACGCCCTGTCGATCGTCACGCATATCCTGCCCAACCCGCTGTTCATCACCGCAGCGACGCTGGAATTCCCGGAAAACCGCGACGCGCCGATTGCCGCCTCGATCGTGTTTACCGATGCCAACAACCTGCCTGTTTCGGCAGAATTCGACTGGCGCCAGACGGGCCACCAGAGCTGGGACATCGTCGCCGAAACCGATGCCGGCATGATGGTTCTGGCCGAAGGCGGCGCCAAGCTCTCGATCGATGGCAAGCTGGTGCATGACGAGCCGGAACAGGAATACCCTGCGCTCTACGGCCGCTTTGCCGATATCATCAAGGCGAAAACATCCGACGTCGATCTGGCGCCGCTGCGGCATGTGGCAGACGCCTTCATGCTCGGACGGCGCAAGTTCGTGGACGCGTTCTTCGATTGA
- the lptG gene encoding LPS export ABC transporter permease LptG, which produces MIFTTLGRYFFKRYAITTFWFLAGIFALIFIIDFSELSNRMSQLPRYSVAGALLMTTFRIPMILQQTVPFVALFAGMASLISLNRRYELVVTRAAGISAWQFLQPFVIGAFLFGIGTVIALNPIASWGTKQAEALEAEWGSSSSATSAISIPWLRQIYGNDDTIIGARSVQDEGKTLVNVTVIHFDPLGTIVLRQDAQSAKLEDGYWLLNTVTETRNGELPRRLATVQLPTHLKPEFVQETLTKADSIQFFDLRRKIEVAKSFGFPTNAMETQFHSMLALPLLLVAMTLIAASVSLKFSRFNQSRPVILGGILSGFVLYVVTVLVKAFGSSGIVPPFVAAWLPVVVAMALGSTILLHEEDG; this is translated from the coding sequence ATGATCTTCACGACGCTCGGGCGTTATTTTTTCAAGCGATACGCGATCACCACATTCTGGTTCCTCGCCGGCATCTTCGCCTTGATCTTCATCATCGATTTCAGCGAACTTTCCAACCGGATGTCGCAGCTGCCGCGCTATTCAGTTGCCGGCGCGCTGTTGATGACGACGTTCCGCATTCCAATGATTCTACAGCAGACGGTGCCGTTCGTGGCTCTGTTTGCCGGCATGGCGTCGCTGATTTCGCTCAATCGCCGCTATGAACTGGTGGTGACGCGCGCCGCTGGAATTTCCGCCTGGCAGTTTTTGCAGCCGTTCGTCATCGGCGCGTTCCTGTTTGGCATCGGAACCGTGATTGCGCTCAATCCAATTGCTTCCTGGGGCACCAAGCAGGCCGAAGCGCTTGAGGCCGAATGGGGCAGCTCGTCCTCAGCCACATCGGCGATCTCCATTCCGTGGCTGCGCCAGATCTATGGAAATGACGACACGATCATCGGCGCGCGCTCCGTTCAGGACGAAGGCAAGACACTGGTCAATGTGACGGTGATCCATTTCGATCCGCTTGGCACGATCGTTTTAAGACAGGACGCCCAGTCGGCAAAACTGGAAGATGGTTACTGGCTTCTTAACACCGTCACGGAAACCCGCAACGGCGAGCTTCCACGCCGTCTCGCTACGGTACAGTTGCCGACTCACCTGAAGCCGGAATTCGTTCAGGAAACGTTGACGAAGGCTGATTCTATTCAATTTTTCGACTTGAGGCGCAAGATCGAGGTGGCGAAGTCGTTTGGCTTTCCAACCAATGCGATGGAAACCCAATTCCACTCCATGCTGGCGCTCCCGCTGCTTCTGGTCGCCATGACGCTGATCGCTGCAAGCGTCTCGTTAAAATTTAGCCGGTTTAACCAATCGAGACCGGTAATTCTCGGTGGAATCCTGTCGGGCTTCGTGCTTTATGTCGTCACCGTGCTTGTCAAAGCATTCGGGAGCAGCGGCATAGTGCCTCCGTTCGTTGCAGCCTGGTTGCCAGTTGTTGTAGCGATGGCGCTGGGCTCGACGATTCTATTGCATGAGGAGGATGGCTAG
- a CDS encoding GNAT family N-acetyltransferase — translation MPPIIRKASRADLDVLIDWAAREGWNPGLDDAPAFWAADPDGYWIAEEDGIMAAALSLVRYDETYAFLGFYMVHPDFRGQGIGLALWQRALVEAGSRTVGLDGVVAQQDTYRKSGFVYAHANFRYGGEVQCTEPPGTELVSVSPVLVPMLADYDTRFNPARRDAFLREWLKAMDSRESFALLRNSEILGYGTIRACREGHKIGPLFADSETNADLIFRKLVTSVGGGQVFLDIPEPNAAARALCDRYNLKPVFETARMYRGPVPELPIGQIYGITTFELG, via the coding sequence ATGCCCCCGATCATCCGAAAAGCCAGCCGCGCCGATCTCGATGTCCTGATCGACTGGGCAGCCAGGGAGGGCTGGAACCCCGGTCTCGACGATGCGCCGGCCTTCTGGGCGGCGGATCCGGACGGCTATTGGATTGCCGAGGAAGATGGCATCATGGCGGCTGCCCTGTCGCTGGTGCGCTATGATGAGACCTATGCGTTTCTCGGGTTCTACATGGTCCATCCGGATTTTCGCGGGCAGGGGATCGGTCTGGCGCTGTGGCAAAGGGCGCTTGTGGAAGCTGGCAGCCGGACGGTCGGGCTGGATGGCGTGGTGGCACAGCAGGACACGTACCGCAAGTCCGGTTTCGTCTATGCCCATGCCAATTTCCGCTATGGCGGTGAGGTGCAATGCACCGAGCCGCCCGGCACCGAACTGGTCTCGGTCTCGCCGGTTCTGGTGCCGATGCTCGCCGACTATGATACAAGGTTCAATCCGGCGCGCCGGGACGCGTTTCTGCGGGAATGGCTGAAAGCCATGGACAGCCGCGAAAGTTTCGCCCTGCTGCGCAATTCCGAGATCCTGGGCTACGGCACCATCCGCGCCTGCCGCGAAGGCCACAAGATCGGGCCGCTCTTTGCCGACAGTGAAACGAATGCCGACCTGATCTTCCGCAAACTGGTGACCAGCGTTGGCGGCGGCCAGGTCTTTCTCGATATTCCCGAGCCGAACGCCGCAGCCCGCGCGCTCTGCGACCGCTATAATCTGAAACCCGTGTTTGAAACGGCGCGGATGTATCGCGGCCCGGTGCCGGAATTGCCGATCGGCCAGATCTACGGGATCACGACCTTCGAACTGGGCTAG
- a CDS encoding DNA polymerase III subunit chi, which produces MTEILFYHLTESKLEDALPPLLDRCVGRGWRVAVQTAGDERRDMLDTHLWTYRDDSFLPHGTDATEFSADQPILLTAGGDNGNNATVRFIIDGATPPPVGDYERVVFMFDGYDQAQLEGARAHWKVLKGEGHALTYWQQNQDGRWVKKA; this is translated from the coding sequence GTGACCGAAATCCTGTTCTACCACCTGACGGAATCCAAGCTCGAAGACGCGCTGCCACCCTTGCTCGACCGTTGTGTCGGGCGGGGCTGGCGCGTCGCCGTGCAGACGGCGGGGGACGAGCGCCGCGACATGCTCGACACGCATCTGTGGACCTATCGCGACGACAGTTTCCTGCCGCACGGCACGGATGCCACGGAATTTTCCGCCGACCAGCCGATTCTTTTGACCGCAGGCGGCGATAACGGCAACAACGCCACCGTCCGCTTCATCATCGACGGCGCGACGCCGCCGCCGGTTGGTGATTACGAGCGTGTGGTGTTCATGTTCGATGGCTACGACCAGGCCCAGCTGGAAGGCGCGCGGGCGCACTGGAAGGTGCTGAAGGGCGAGGGGCATGCGCTGACCTACTGGCAGCAGAACCAGGATGGGCGTTGGGTGAAGAAGGCGTAG